A region of Subdoligranulum variabile DNA encodes the following proteins:
- a CDS encoding Dabb family protein: protein MTKHIILWTLKDELSAEEKAAVKAGIKEGLEGLAGKIPGLESIYVQADCLASSTADLMLDCTFTDEEALKAYSVHPAHVAVADSKVRPYTKVRSCLDFTI, encoded by the coding sequence ATGACCAAACACATTATTCTCTGGACGCTGAAGGATGAACTGAGCGCTGAGGAAAAAGCCGCCGTCAAGGCAGGCATCAAGGAGGGACTGGAAGGCCTCGCCGGCAAGATCCCGGGACTGGAGTCCATCTACGTGCAGGCTGACTGCCTGGCCAGCTCCACCGCAGACCTGATGCTGGACTGCACCTTCACCGATGAGGAGGCCCTCAAGGCCTACTCGGTGCATCCCGCCCATGTGGCGGTGGCCGACAGCAAGGTGCGCCCCTACACCAAGGTGCGCAGCTGCCTGGATTTTACGATCTGA
- a CDS encoding N-acetyl sugar amidotransferase — MEKLPRYVDIDYSKYAPDIPEDQLEAYYGLPKHVQFCKECVMSNQKPNSCYEFEHTIHSIKKTMVIQEDGVCDACHACHNKANGHIDWALREKELRELCDEYRKNDGSYDCLVPGSGGKDSFYAAHLLKYKYGMHPLTVTWAPHIYTPWGWENMQAWIHAGFDNYLCTPNGMTHRLLTRLATENLFHPFQPFILGQKQLAPKMAAKFGIPLVFYGENEAEFGNPIADNNSALRDEHFFAVNDYDHIYLGGVSLRQLEEDYKIDKADLAIYLPSETSNLEKNHIQVRYLGYYEKWHPQGAYYYSVEHGGFRPAPERTQGTYSKYNSIDDKIDDFFYYTTYIKYGIGRTTYDAAQEIRNEEITLEEGKALCKKFDGEYPDRFEKEIMQYLSIDKQHFPHASQLFEQPKMDRAYFMHLADRFRSPHLWKWEDNMWKLRHTPYEGDSEVLWGDPKGTHHEI; from the coding sequence ATGGAAAAATTACCCCGTTACGTGGACATTGATTACAGCAAATACGCCCCGGATATCCCGGAGGATCAGCTGGAGGCCTACTACGGCCTGCCCAAGCATGTGCAGTTCTGCAAGGAATGCGTCATGAGCAACCAGAAGCCCAACTCCTGCTATGAGTTCGAGCACACCATCCATTCCATCAAGAAGACGATGGTCATCCAGGAGGACGGCGTCTGCGATGCCTGCCACGCCTGCCACAACAAGGCCAACGGTCATATCGACTGGGCGCTGCGGGAGAAGGAACTGCGGGAACTCTGCGACGAGTACCGCAAGAACGACGGCTCCTACGACTGCCTGGTGCCGGGCTCCGGCGGCAAGGACAGCTTCTATGCCGCGCACCTGCTCAAGTACAAGTACGGCATGCATCCGCTGACCGTCACCTGGGCACCCCATATCTACACCCCCTGGGGCTGGGAAAATATGCAGGCCTGGATCCATGCGGGCTTTGACAACTATCTGTGCACGCCCAACGGCATGACCCACCGCCTGCTGACCCGCCTGGCCACCGAGAACCTGTTCCATCCCTTCCAGCCCTTTATCCTGGGCCAGAAGCAGCTGGCGCCCAAGATGGCGGCCAAGTTCGGCATTCCTCTGGTCTTCTACGGCGAGAACGAGGCCGAGTTCGGCAATCCCATCGCCGACAACAACTCGGCACTGCGGGATGAGCATTTCTTCGCGGTGAACGATTACGATCACATCTATCTGGGCGGCGTGAGTCTGCGCCAGCTGGAGGAGGACTACAAGATCGACAAGGCCGATCTGGCCATCTATCTGCCCTCCGAGACCTCCAATCTGGAGAAAAACCACATCCAGGTGCGCTACCTGGGCTACTACGAGAAATGGCATCCCCAGGGTGCCTACTACTACTCGGTGGAGCACGGTGGCTTCCGTCCGGCACCGGAGCGTACCCAGGGCACCTACTCCAAGTACAACTCCATCGACGACAAGATCGACGATTTCTTCTATTACACCACCTACATCAAGTACGGCATCGGCCGCACTACCTACGACGCTGCCCAGGAGATCCGCAACGAGGAGATCACCCTGGAGGAAGGCAAGGCGCTCTGCAAGAAATTCGACGGCGAGTATCCCGATCGTTTCGAGAAGGAGATCATGCAGTATCTCTCCATCGACAAGCAGCATTTCCCCCATGCGTCCCAGCTGTTCGAGCAGCCCAAGATGGACCGGGCCTACTTCATGCATCTGGCCGACCGGTTCCGTTCGCCCCACCTGTGGAAGTGGGAGGACAACATGTGGAAGCTGCGTCACACCCCCTACGAGGGCGACAGCGAGGTGCTCTGGGGCGATCCCAAGGGTACCCACCACGAGATCTGA
- a CDS encoding sialate O-acetylesterase — protein MQQYDLFLFAGQSNMAGRGTTSPQWPQPAPKLVPGAGMEYRAVSDPMHLYPIAEPFGAAENEPGGIDEPGRKTGSLVTAFVNAYYTETGIPVLGVSASRGGSGMELWQGKQDLLSDALRRWDRAQQYAADHDLAIRHRFVLWCQGETDGDHGTTPEHYATEFRSMLAGMQAHGIETCFLIAIGQYNGVKGYDYTAIHQAQLDLARTCPGVVLVSDGFWSMRARGLMKDSYHYYQQAYNEVGTAAGQAAAAYSQSL, from the coding sequence ATGCAGCAGTATGATCTCTTTTTGTTTGCCGGTCAGTCCAATATGGCGGGGCGGGGCACCACCAGCCCGCAGTGGCCGCAACCGGCCCCGAAGCTGGTGCCGGGAGCCGGGATGGAATACCGGGCAGTGTCCGACCCTATGCACCTGTACCCCATTGCGGAACCGTTCGGTGCGGCGGAAAATGAACCTGGCGGCATCGACGAGCCGGGCAGAAAGACCGGCTCTCTCGTGACGGCCTTCGTCAATGCCTATTACACGGAAACGGGGATACCGGTGCTGGGAGTCTCCGCCAGCCGGGGCGGTTCCGGCATGGAACTGTGGCAGGGAAAACAGGATTTGCTCAGTGACGCTTTGCGGCGGTGGGACCGGGCACAGCAATATGCGGCGGACCACGATCTTGCCATACGGCACCGGTTTGTCCTCTGGTGCCAGGGGGAGACCGACGGCGATCATGGTACGACGCCGGAACACTATGCAACGGAATTCCGCAGCATGCTGGCCGGAATGCAGGCGCACGGCATCGAGACATGCTTCCTCATCGCCATCGGTCAGTACAACGGCGTCAAAGGCTATGACTATACCGCCATCCATCAGGCCCAGCTGGACCTGGCCCGGACCTGCCCCGGGGTGGTGCTGGTCAGCGACGGCTTCTGGTCGATGCGCGCCCGCGGTCTGATGAAAGATTCCTACCACTATTACCAGCAGGCCTACAACGAGGTGGGCACCGCCGCCGGACAGGCGGCAGCCGCCTATAGCCAAAGCCTGTGA
- a CDS encoding N-acetyl sugar amidotransferase, with amino-acid sequence MRYCKKCTMPDTRPGITFDAEGVCSACRHYENRKNVDWDARFKEFEAYCNKYRGMNGPGGYDCAVAVSGGKDSHFQVWMLKEVMHMNPILFSVEDNFPMTQAGIHNLKNISEEFGCTIISCKPNIKAQKILMRKFFEKYGKPTWYVDRLIYTFPLHMAAKFNTPMLCYGENVSFEYGGNADKETYSAMDQIENGVAVGFPMEELVGDGVTENDLSLTLAPSAEERAKLDPFYMSYFVPWNSYKNYQIAKAHGFHDLTHEWDRTHHAENFDQIDSRAYLVHSWLKYPKFGHAAATDYTARYIRYGMMTREEAIPIIKERDGKLDPLCVRDFCEFCGYTESEFWAIMDKFYNRDLFEKNECGEWVLKDPIWEQK; translated from the coding sequence ATGCGTTACTGCAAAAAATGTACGATGCCCGACACCCGTCCCGGCATTACCTTTGACGCCGAGGGGGTGTGCAGCGCCTGCCGCCACTACGAAAACCGCAAGAATGTGGACTGGGACGCCCGTTTCAAGGAGTTCGAGGCTTACTGCAACAAATACCGCGGCATGAACGGCCCCGGCGGCTATGACTGTGCCGTGGCGGTGTCCGGCGGCAAGGACAGCCACTTCCAGGTCTGGATGCTCAAGGAAGTCATGCATATGAACCCCATCCTCTTCAGCGTGGAGGACAACTTCCCCATGACCCAGGCGGGTATCCACAACCTGAAGAACATCAGCGAGGAGTTCGGCTGCACGATCATCTCCTGCAAACCCAACATCAAGGCGCAGAAGATCCTCATGCGCAAGTTCTTTGAAAAGTACGGCAAGCCCACCTGGTATGTGGACCGCCTGATCTACACCTTCCCGCTGCACATGGCGGCCAAGTTCAACACCCCTATGCTCTGCTACGGCGAGAACGTCAGCTTTGAGTACGGCGGCAATGCCGACAAGGAAACCTACTCTGCCATGGACCAGATCGAGAACGGCGTGGCCGTGGGCTTCCCCATGGAGGAGCTGGTGGGCGACGGCGTCACCGAGAATGACCTGAGCCTGACCCTAGCTCCCAGTGCCGAGGAGCGTGCCAAGCTGGATCCCTTCTATATGAGCTACTTTGTACCCTGGAACAGCTACAAGAACTACCAGATCGCCAAGGCCCACGGTTTCCACGATCTGACTCATGAGTGGGACCGCACCCATCACGCCGAAAACTTCGACCAGATCGATTCCCGCGCCTACCTGGTGCATTCCTGGCTGAAGTATCCCAAGTTCGGCCATGCGGCTGCCACCGACTACACCGCCCGCTATATCCGCTACGGCATGATGACCCGTGAGGAAGCCATTCCCATCATCAAGGAGCGGGACGGCAAGCTGGATCCCCTCTGTGTGCGGGATTTCTGTGAGTTCTGCGGCTACACCGAGAGCGAGTTCTGGGCCATTATGGACAAGTTCTACAACCGCGACCTGTTCGAAAAGAACGAGTGCGGCGAGTGGGTCCTGAAAGATCCCATCTGGGAGCAGAAGTAA
- a CDS encoding sugar nucleotide-binding protein, whose product MHNDLLVGSTGFVGGNLMAAHDFAAVCHSKDVAVQYGSRPDLCVYAGVPAAMFLANADPEADLAVMAAARENLRKIAPKALVLISSIAVYGDSRGKDEDDQPDTGNLSAYGRNRLQLEHWVREDFPDALIVRLPALYGKGLKKNFLYDLRTITPSMLKPEKYDELSRKSALVRDGYTLADNGFYKLNGAVNAAALRDFFAGNDFNALAFTDSRSRYQFYNLGRLWNDIGTARAAGLHLLHLCTPPLSAERVYTAVTGKTDWHNELPKPPFDYDLRSKYARLLGGSGAYLCTEQEELDDIRNFLQPGKERDDARM is encoded by the coding sequence GTGCACAATGATCTTCTGGTAGGATCCACCGGATTTGTGGGCGGCAATCTGATGGCCGCCCACGATTTTGCGGCGGTCTGCCACAGCAAGGACGTGGCGGTACAGTATGGCAGCCGCCCCGATCTTTGTGTGTACGCGGGGGTGCCGGCGGCTATGTTCCTGGCCAACGCCGACCCCGAGGCGGACCTGGCGGTCATGGCGGCCGCCCGGGAAAATCTGCGCAAAATCGCCCCCAAAGCGCTGGTACTGATCTCCAGCATTGCCGTCTATGGCGACAGCCGCGGCAAGGATGAGGACGACCAACCCGATACCGGAAACCTTTCGGCTTACGGCCGCAACCGGCTGCAGCTGGAGCATTGGGTGCGGGAGGATTTCCCCGATGCCCTTATTGTGCGTCTGCCGGCGCTGTATGGCAAGGGACTCAAGAAAAACTTCCTGTACGATCTGCGCACCATCACGCCGTCCATGCTCAAGCCGGAAAAATACGACGAACTTTCCCGGAAATCGGCGCTGGTGCGGGACGGCTATACCCTGGCGGACAACGGTTTTTACAAGCTCAACGGCGCCGTAAATGCTGCCGCACTGCGGGACTTCTTTGCCGGCAATGACTTCAACGCCCTGGCTTTCACCGATTCCCGCAGCCGCTACCAGTTCTACAACCTGGGCCGCCTGTGGAATGATATTGGTACCGCGCGGGCGGCGGGGCTGCATCTGCTTCACCTCTGCACACCGCCCCTCTCGGCGGAAAGGGTGTATACCGCGGTGACCGGCAAAACCGACTGGCATAACGAACTGCCCAAGCCTCCCTTTGATTACGACCTGCGCAGCAAGTACGCGCGGCTTCTGGGCGGCAGCGGGGCCTATCTCTGCACCGAACAGGAAGAACTGGACGATATACGGAATTTTTTGCAGCCGGGAAAGGAGCGGGACGATGCCCGTATGTAA
- the gap gene encoding type I glyceraldehyde-3-phosphate dehydrogenase: MAVKVAINGFGRIGRLAFRQMFEAEGYEVVAINDLTSPAMLAHLLKYDTAQGSFLGKIGENKHTVEAGDDCIIVDGKKITIYAIKDAKDCPWGELGIDVVLECTGFYTSKEKSMAHIAAGAKKVVISAPAGNDLKTIVYSVNEKTLTKEDQVISAASCTTNCLAPMADTLNKTYPIVSGIMTTVHAYTGDQMILDGPQRKGDLRRARAGAQNIVPNSTGAAKAIGLVIPELNGKLIGSAQRVPVPTGSTTILVAVVKGKDVTKESINAAMKAAASESFGYNEDQIVSSDVIGMRYGSLFDATQTMVTKIDDDTYQVQVVSWYDNENSYTSQMVRTIKYFAEL, from the coding sequence ATGGCTGTTAAAGTTGCTATCAATGGTTTTGGCCGTATCGGCCGTCTGGCTTTCCGTCAGATGTTTGAGGCGGAAGGCTACGAAGTCGTCGCCATCAACGACCTGACCAGCCCCGCTATGCTGGCTCACCTGCTGAAGTACGACACCGCTCAGGGCTCTTTCCTGGGCAAGATCGGCGAGAACAAGCACACCGTCGAGGCTGGCGATGACTGCATCATCGTCGACGGCAAGAAGATCACCATCTACGCCATCAAGGACGCCAAGGATTGCCCCTGGGGCGAGCTGGGCATCGATGTCGTTCTGGAGTGCACCGGCTTCTACACCAGCAAGGAGAAGAGCATGGCTCACATCGCTGCTGGCGCCAAGAAGGTCGTTATCTCCGCTCCTGCCGGCAATGACCTGAAGACCATCGTCTACTCCGTCAACGAGAAGACCCTGACCAAGGAAGATCAGGTCATCTCCGCTGCTTCCTGCACCACCAACTGCCTGGCTCCGATGGCCGACACTCTGAACAAGACCTACCCCATCGTTTCCGGCATCATGACCACCGTTCATGCTTACACCGGCGACCAGATGATCCTGGACGGCCCGCAGCGTAAGGGCGACCTGCGCCGCGCTCGTGCTGGTGCTCAGAACATCGTTCCCAACTCCACCGGCGCTGCCAAGGCCATCGGCCTGGTCATCCCCGAGCTGAACGGCAAGCTGATCGGCTCTGCCCAGCGTGTGCCCGTTCCCACCGGTTCTACCACCATCCTGGTTGCCGTTGTCAAGGGCAAGGACGTCACCAAGGAGTCCATCAACGCCGCTATGAAGGCTGCTGCCTCCGAGAGCTTCGGCTACAACGAGGATCAGATCGTCTCTTCTGACGTCATCGGCATGCGTTACGGCAGCCTGTTCGACGCCACCCAGACCATGGTCACCAAGATCGACGACGACACCTATCAGGTTCAGGTCGTGTCCTGGTACGACAACGAGAACAGCTACACCAGCCAGATGGTCCGCACCATTAAGTACTTCGCTGAGCTGTAA
- a CDS encoding DUF362 domain-containing protein, whose translation MSASKVYFTDLRTSFNENLPQKLERLIKTAGIGQIDFTNKYVAIKIHFGEPGNLAYLRPNYAAVVVKVIKELGGKPFLTDCNTLYVGGRKNALDHLDTAYVNGFSPFSTGCHVIIADGLKGTDEELVPVEGGTYVKEAKIGRAIMDADVFITLSHFKGHESTGFGGALKNIGMGCGSRAGKMEMHSAGKPYVKQELCVGCGRCVKICAHDAPHIVDRKSSIDQNKCVGCGRCIGVCPTDAVRAAEDESNDILNCKIAEYSKAVVSGRPQFHISLVIDVSPYCDCHAENDVPIVPDVGMFASFDPVALDQACVDAVNQQPVMPGSHLAEMPQEHHDHFTDSSPATNWKSCLEHAEKIGVGTREYELIKI comes from the coding sequence ATGTCTGCATCGAAAGTTTATTTCACCGACCTGCGCACTTCGTTCAATGAAAACCTGCCCCAGAAGCTGGAACGGCTCATCAAGACCGCCGGCATCGGCCAGATTGATTTCACCAACAAGTACGTCGCCATCAAGATCCATTTCGGCGAGCCCGGCAACCTGGCCTATCTGCGGCCCAACTACGCCGCCGTGGTGGTCAAGGTGATCAAGGAACTGGGCGGCAAGCCTTTCCTCACCGACTGCAACACCCTGTATGTGGGCGGCCGCAAGAACGCCCTGGACCATCTGGACACCGCGTATGTGAACGGTTTTTCCCCCTTCTCCACCGGCTGCCACGTCATCATTGCCGATGGCCTGAAAGGCACCGATGAGGAGCTCGTCCCCGTGGAGGGTGGCACCTACGTGAAGGAGGCCAAGATTGGCCGTGCCATCATGGACGCCGATGTGTTCATCACGCTGTCCCACTTCAAGGGCCATGAATCTACCGGTTTCGGCGGGGCGCTGAAAAACATCGGCATGGGCTGCGGTTCCCGCGCCGGCAAGATGGAGATGCACAGCGCCGGCAAACCTTACGTGAAGCAGGAACTCTGCGTGGGCTGCGGCCGCTGCGTCAAGATCTGCGCCCACGATGCCCCCCACATCGTGGACCGCAAGTCCAGCATCGACCAGAACAAGTGCGTGGGCTGCGGCCGCTGCATCGGCGTCTGCCCCACCGACGCCGTCCGCGCCGCCGAGGACGAGAGCAACGACATTCTGAACTGCAAGATTGCCGAATACAGCAAGGCTGTTGTCAGCGGCCGTCCCCAGTTCCACATCAGCCTGGTCATCGATGTGTCCCCCTACTGCGACTGCCATGCCGAAAACGATGTGCCCATCGTCCCCGATGTGGGCATGTTCGCCAGCTTCGACCCGGTGGCCCTGGACCAGGCCTGTGTGGATGCTGTCAATCAGCAGCCGGTCATGCCGGGCAGCCATCTGGCCGAGATGCCTCAGGAGCACCACGACCACTTCACCGACTCCAGCCCCGCCACCAACTGGAAGAGCTGCCTGGAACACGCGGAGAAGATCGGCGTGGGCACCCGCGAGTATGAACTGATCAAGATCTGA
- the hisF gene encoding imidazole glycerol phosphate synthase subunit HisF — protein MADKIRLIARLDVKDTNLVKGIQMEGLRKLGDPNQFARRYYEQGIDELLYIDIVASLYNRNNLSDIVRKTVDDVFIPVCVGGGVRSVEDVRHLLSMGADKVAVNTAAIKRPELITEIAEAFGSQCMVLSIQAKRSRTWPGKWEAYYDNGRAHSGYDVVEWAKRGEALGAGEILLMSVDNEGLQRGMDLELIQAVTSAVHIPVICGGGVGCGDDIVEAARAGADAVACAAVLHYEKETVPELKEEIRAGGVEVRSV, from the coding sequence ATGGCAGACAAAATACGCCTGATCGCGCGGCTGGATGTCAAGGACACCAACCTCGTCAAGGGCATCCAGATGGAGGGGCTGCGCAAACTGGGCGACCCCAACCAGTTCGCCAGGCGCTACTATGAGCAGGGCATCGACGAGCTGTTGTATATCGACATTGTAGCCAGCCTGTATAACCGCAACAACCTCAGCGACATCGTGCGCAAGACGGTGGATGACGTATTCATCCCGGTCTGTGTGGGCGGCGGCGTGCGCAGTGTGGAAGATGTGCGCCACCTGCTCTCCATGGGCGCTGACAAGGTGGCGGTGAATACGGCGGCCATCAAGCGCCCCGAGCTCATCACCGAGATCGCCGAGGCCTTCGGCAGCCAGTGCATGGTGCTGTCCATCCAGGCCAAGCGCAGCCGGACCTGGCCCGGCAAGTGGGAGGCCTACTACGACAACGGCCGTGCCCATTCCGGGTACGATGTGGTGGAGTGGGCCAAGCGTGGCGAAGCACTGGGGGCAGGGGAGATCCTGCTCATGAGCGTGGACAACGAAGGACTCCAGCGCGGCATGGACCTGGAGCTGATCCAGGCGGTGACCAGTGCGGTGCATATCCCGGTGATCTGCGGCGGCGGTGTGGGCTGCGGCGATGACATCGTGGAGGCGGCCCGGGCAGGGGCCGATGCAGTGGCGTGTGCGGCGGTGCTGCATTATGAAAAGGAAACGGTCCCGGAGCTGAAAGAGGAGATCCGGGCCGGAGGCGTGGAGGTGCGCAGCGTATGA
- a CDS encoding SpoIID/LytB domain-containing protein, producing MKKTLLYAVLLGVLAALAPFSVLLLPSGSSTSQVPQATPAPTAEIPALTPPPLAETPVTDADAGADLALYDAAVGQTITVPVEEFLIGAAACELPPDWPDDAIQAQMVASHSYALSLGEEPMQVNSALCAGWTDADVLRARWGDAYEENQARFAALAEEVCGALLCYDGAPAAACYHSISAGKTEASQNVWLTALPYLQGVDSPWDKTVSDYEVSITYSTEQMATLLQGLGLTPGDDPAAWFGETQWDDAGYVDTMEVCGETFRGTTLRSALALRSACFTVAYEGDAFTVTTRGYGHGVGLSQYGAKAMAEGGADWREILTYYFPGCEVAE from the coding sequence TTGAAAAAGACATTGCTGTACGCCGTATTGCTGGGGGTGCTGGCCGCTCTGGCCCCCTTTTCCGTTTTGCTGCTGCCGTCCGGATCATCGACCTCTCAGGTCCCGCAGGCCACCCCCGCCCCTACAGCGGAGATCCCGGCACTGACGCCCCCTCCCCTGGCCGAGACCCCCGTGACCGATGCCGACGCCGGGGCGGACTTAGCCTTATACGACGCCGCCGTCGGGCAGACGATCACGGTGCCGGTGGAGGAATTTCTCATCGGGGCCGCCGCCTGCGAACTGCCGCCGGACTGGCCCGACGACGCCATCCAGGCCCAGATGGTGGCCAGCCACAGCTATGCCCTCTCACTGGGAGAGGAACCCATGCAGGTAAACAGCGCCCTGTGCGCCGGCTGGACCGACGCCGATGTCCTGCGGGCGCGCTGGGGCGACGCCTATGAGGAAAACCAGGCCCGGTTCGCTGCCCTGGCCGAAGAAGTCTGCGGGGCACTGCTCTGCTACGACGGCGCCCCGGCAGCGGCCTGCTACCACAGCATCAGCGCCGGCAAAACCGAAGCCAGCCAGAACGTCTGGCTGACGGCCCTGCCCTATCTCCAGGGGGTGGATTCCCCCTGGGACAAGACGGTGTCCGACTACGAAGTTTCCATCACCTACAGTACCGAACAGATGGCCACCCTGCTGCAGGGCCTGGGCCTGACCCCCGGTGACGATCCGGCCGCCTGGTTCGGAGAGACGCAATGGGACGACGCCGGGTATGTGGACACCATGGAAGTCTGCGGCGAGACGTTCCGGGGCACCACGCTGCGCAGCGCCCTGGCGCTGCGGTCGGCCTGCTTTACGGTAGCTTATGAGGGTGATGCCTTTACGGTGACTACCCGCGGCTACGGTCACGGCGTGGGACTGAGCCAGTACGGTGCCAAGGCCATGGCCGAGGGCGGCGCTGACTGGCGGGAGATCCTGACCTACTACTTTCCCGGCTGCGAAGTGGCGGAATAA
- the hisH gene encoding imidazole glycerol phosphate synthase subunit HisH, with amino-acid sequence MKVTVIDYGLSNLRSVQNAFAHCGAETLLTSSPADVRAAEALVLPGVGAFRDGMAGLERLGLVDVIRQKAAEGTPLLGICLGMQMLFDESEEFGTYPGLGLIPGRVVKIPDTDVQGHPQKVPHISWDPLFPAGGHADFAGTVLAEVTPGQECYFIHSYEAKPADEADRLADTRYGGRSVCAVAAHGPVVGCQFHPEKSGPVGLSIISQFINICQK; translated from the coding sequence ATGAAGGTCACGGTAATTGACTACGGACTGTCCAACCTGCGCAGCGTGCAGAATGCCTTTGCCCACTGCGGGGCCGAGACATTGCTGACCAGCAGCCCGGCGGATGTGCGAGCCGCCGAAGCGCTGGTACTGCCGGGCGTGGGCGCTTTCCGGGACGGCATGGCCGGCCTGGAGCGGCTGGGCCTCGTGGATGTTATCCGGCAAAAGGCCGCGGAGGGAACCCCTTTGCTGGGCATCTGTCTGGGAATGCAGATGCTCTTTGATGAATCGGAGGAATTCGGCACCTACCCGGGTCTGGGTCTGATCCCCGGCCGGGTGGTAAAAATTCCCGATACCGATGTGCAGGGCCATCCCCAGAAGGTGCCCCACATCAGCTGGGATCCGCTGTTTCCGGCGGGCGGCCATGCCGACTTTGCCGGTACCGTGCTGGCGGAGGTGACCCCCGGCCAGGAGTGCTACTTCATCCACAGCTACGAGGCCAAGCCCGCCGATGAGGCAGACCGCCTGGCCGATACCCGCTACGGCGGACGCAGCGTCTGTGCGGTCGCTGCCCATGGGCCGGTGGTGGGCTGTCAGTTCCATCCCGAAAAATCCGGTCCGGTGGGATTGTCGATCATCAGTCAATTTATAAACATTTGTCAAAAATAA